DNA from Halomonas sp. GFAJ-1:
ATGAACTCTACAAGGAGCGTGTCCGCTACTACGTCGAGGCTTAAGCTAACATGGGAGTGGTACTGGTAAGCGCCAGGGCTTTTTATATGTGCGTTCTCTCACAGAGTCCCAGGGCGATGACGACAGCGGGAACCAGGAAAGCAGCGCATCGATGCGCCAGATTCAGAGAGTGTTGCTGGTTTTAGGGCGAGGCGTGCTGGAGAAAGGTAATCCCCCATTTTTAGGGGGGGGATTACCCCACAAGCTCAAACAGAGAAAATGGCGCGAGGCAACTCCTGTCGTCACTGTCTTGTCGAAGCCCGACAATTTGCCTGAAGGTCACTTTCTGGACAGGCAATTTCCCCAAATTCTGTGCCAAGTATAAGCTCCCTCATGTGCTCTTAAGTAACACTACCTCCACGAACGCAACCCAGAAAAAACCCTACTAATGATGATTTTAGATAATTAAATGTAATTTTAGGACATATAATATGTCCCTATTTCATCAGTCTCATAACCGTCATCGGTTCAAATCCGGTCCCCGCTACCAATATTTTGAAAGGCAGATCAGTTACTTACTGATCTGCCTTTTTTATTGCCTGTCATTCCAAAAAGCTCTGTGCCCACACCGTGCCCATTTTTAAAAATGCCTATCGGCAGGTGAAAAAGGCGGCGACCTTCAGGCAACGAACAATTTGTTCAGCATCTCCTTCTTTTCTTTCCTACCGAGTTAAGGTGCAGGTTCTGAACTGGGCTCCTTGATGTGAGTCACTAGCTTTTCGATCTCACAATCAAAGTAGTAGCAAAGCCTATCTAGATTATCTGTCACCGTGCAGTGGCCTGGGTGATTGATAATCTTCGATAACGTCATCCGGTTGATACACCTTCCGTGCGAGCCACACGCGCTGCCGCTGGAGGCGGTAAAAAGGGGGTTCAACAGAACCGCTAGACCACGCGCTCGGCCGTAGCCGCAGCGGTTTAACAACCAAAATTAATTTAGTTTTTGATCGTTATGGCTGGCCACTGGCGTTCACACTGTCTCCTGGTCAAGAGGCCGATTCTCGGCACTTCGTTGCGACATTAGAGAGCATCCATCTACCAGGTGACGTCGGGCGCCCTCGCAAACGTAGCCGCTATGTGGTGGCTGACAAAAGATACGACAGCGATGAGCTGCGTCATTATTGCGACAAGCACGGCATGAAATCCGTGATTGCTCAGCGCAACATGCACCGAAGAACCCGGCCTGGGCTACCTAGAGGGTTCGATAAACCGAAATATCGGTTTAGCTGGCTTAAAGAATGTCGCCGGATCGCCACACGCTATGAAAAGCTGGCAAGTAGCTTTAAGGCGATGGTATGCGTGGCGTGCATCGACCGTTGCTTGCGAGCCAACTTTTCGTACAAAACCCACCTAGCTCATGTAGATGGGTTTGACGACCTTCGCCAGTTTGCCTTGCATCGCATCCAGCAAGCCTCTCTCAGTCAGCAGCCTTGGCAAGAACAGCACGACTTTGACATTGATAGTTACATCAAAGGCGGTGCGTTTGGGTATCGGCAAGGGCCCAGCGATGTGGTGCTGGAAGCGGACATCGCCAGGCCTGTGGCGTGGCTGCTGCAAGAAACGCCGCTCTCAGACACACAAACCATCGACGCATTACCGGATACTGACGGATGGTAACGGCTACCGGATGACCAGCAAACGCTGTGGTGGCTGATGGGCATGGGGCCAAATATTAAGGTTAACGCGCCCCACGCGTGGCGAGAAACGATCAAGGCAAACGCAGAGCAAATGCTTGCGCATTACGCCACTGACTCTCCTATAACGTCATAAACACCCATTAGCCTCAAGGTCTGAAACAAGCGTTTTTCGGCATGCCGAAAAAACCATTACTTATTATTGCTACACCACGGAGGGTTCCCATGCTCTATTTTGCTTACGGCTCCAATATGGCTACCCAGCGCTTAGCAGCCCGCGTTCCTGCGCGCTTTGTGACCACCGCATTGCTGCCTGCCTACCGCTTGGCATTGCATCAACGCGGCGGTGACGGTTCAGGCAAGTGCGATATTGTTCCTGCCTCAGCGCAATCCGCTGTCTATGGTGTGATTTGGGACGTGGCGTCTCATCACAAACCGACGCTTGATCGCTATGAGGGGTTGGGAGAGGCGTATAACGAGACGTGGCTCACCGTCACGGATCTCGCTAGTGACCGACAGTTTGAGGTGCAGGCGTATATCGGCAATATCACCGCGCTCGGTCTGCGCCCGTATACCTGGTACAAGCACCATATGCTTTCCGGGGCGCGCGAGCATGGCTTACCCGCCTATTACATTCGTGCACTGGAAAGCATTGACGCGCATCAGGATGAAAACGCCGAACGACATTCACGAGAAATGGCGTTATACACCCCGATAGAGCCCCTGATGAGTGCTACTTAATGGATAATGATCAGCGTTTGATTGCGTTTTACTGCGGCGAAGGCCGCGATCATAAAGGCCGGTGCCTTGAAGATATCTGGACGCCTATCGCCCTTTTGGTTGGAACACACCCACGACTATATTCAGTGGCTATTCCCTATCCCTGAGGCAGGCCGCTTTAACGCCTTTGCCCCGTTGCTAACCCCAGCAGTCCAAGCCGCTTTTGAGGATAATGACATTATGCGTCAGCATCAGAAGTGCTCGCTTGACGTGATGCTCGACTTTTTTGGCCTCGCTCGGGAAGGGAGCGATATCGTCGCTCAACCAACGCTGGCAATACAAACCCATATTTGGCTAAAAGCGGGAGGCCATAACCATTTACGCATCACGCGGATGATTCGGTCGTTAGCCTTGTGCCACCAGCCCAACCTGGCTCGCATCTTTCAGCAAGCAGTGATAGCGATTGGTACCCAGCAGGGTGCGCTCTCCGATATGTCTTAAACGTATTGGCAGGAAGCGTTTTCGACCAGCTTAAACGGTAATCCCCCCGAAAAATCAGAGCGCTCAAAAGTAGAATATTCCGTATATCTAAACGCTGGGAGGAGTCGGGTGCAGCTACCTGACTCAAACAAACAAGTCTCCGGAATAACCGGGGAAGTTCAAGGCGATTCAAAAAGCCATCATGCCAGCTTTTATTAGGAGTCAACTCAGAGGCATATGAAGCTCGAATGACTGCTTAAACGAGTGTCTACTATTGCTGAGCAAGACCACCGTAGCTCGTCAATTCTCTTCTGCCGCTCACCGCCCAATTGTTTACAATCTGTTCCTTATGTACTATCGACGTCTTCTCCACACTAAACCATCTTTATTGAAATATGGAGTTAACATGCAAACAGTATTGCAAGTCCATTTCCCTTTTAATGGGCCGTTCGGAGATGAAATGGAAAAAATGATGGCAACCCTTGCGCTCTCTATCAACGAAGAGCCGGGGCTAATTTGGAAAATTTGGACTGAAAATGAAGAAAACAACCAAGCAGGGGGCATTTATCTTTTCCAAACACGCGAAAATGCCATCGCATATTGTGAAAAGCATACTGCTCGCTTAAAAGACATGGGAGTCAGTGGGATCGAAGCACACATATTCACTGTTAACCAAGCGCTATCGGGCATCAACAGCGCCCCACTTCACTAAGCAGGTCTAAGCCATCACCATACGACTGACGAATCGTGTGCGTGATGGCTGGCATTGAGACTGCGCTTTAAAACATTAGGATAATCTTTAAGGGAAAAATTATACAGAAAGTAACTATCGTATTCAGCGAACAATCATGTGGGCTAATTCAGCGTCACGTTAATAACGATGACTAAGCAAAGAGCGACTAGTGTCGGCCAAGGGGAACGAAGTAAAAGACTAAAACCTGTTAATGGAATTAATACCGTTAAGGCAGCCATAACATGAGGAAATTCCGCCCGGCCACTACTGGCCATACTTGTGATAGTTAAAAAACCCAACACACTTAATAATAAAATAAGCCAGATACGCCGGTCTCGTATCGTTTTTTTCATAAACGCTCGCCTTTTTCACTCTTACTTACGCTAGTTATTTCGAATTTAACTGCACCAACTAAAGTCCTCGAAAGATTCAAAATAACTTTCTTCACCCCCAGTCGATATCACGTTGACGCATCATCCTTATGGATGGGATGAGCACTGGTGCCATTCAATGACATTGAGGACGGCGTGTCTAGCCTCTTCGCGTATCGAATACATTTGTCGTTTGGGCCATTGCATTAAGCTTTAGACATCTCGCTGTCATAAGTGAGCAACATAATCTCCTGGCTCAGAAACGCCACCCGGGACTTCCTGCACAGCCAGCAAAACCGGGATATAGTCGCAAGCCGTCATTCTTGACAACTCAAAAAAACCATAACCTATTGATATTAAATATCAAATAACTTTTACTAACTTAACATAAGCTAATATTTGTTATAAGCATATAATTTATCCTCATGAAAATTGCATCGTGGCCGATACAATCAGTAACAACTTGGCTTTTTTAGCCAATCGAGACACTCCTAGCTCACCAGATACCCAAGGGGCTGCCATGCGTACTAACTTGCCTGTTTCTAATGTTGAGTATGCTTACGCTGAGGACGATTTGCTGATTTCTCGCACCAATTTAAAGGGAGAGATCACCTACGCGAACCCAGCGTTTGTGCAGGTGAGTGGGTTTAGTCTCGATGAACTGCTGGGCGAAAACCACAACCTCGTTCGTCATCCGGATATGCCGCCAGCGGCGTTTAAAGATTTTTGGGAGACCATACGGCAA
Protein-coding regions in this window:
- a CDS encoding Opioid growth factor receptor (OGFr) conserved domain containing protein, which codes for MRFTAAKAAIIKAGALKISGRLSPFWLEHTHDYIQWLFPIPEAGRFNAFAPLLTPAVQAAFEDNDIMRQHQKCSLDVMLDFFGLAREGSDIVAQPTLAIQTHIWLKAGGHNHLRITRMIRSLALCHQPNLARIFQQAVIAIGTQQGALSDMS
- a CDS encoding monooxygenase, whose protein sequence is MQTVLQVHFPFNGPFGDEMEKMMATLALSINEEPGLIWKIWTENEENNQAGGIYLFQTRENAIAYCEKHTARLKDMGVSGIEAHIFTVNQALSGINSAPLH